GCCGCGCGGCGAGTCAGACAGGATGTCTGACCGAGCCGAAGAGCCGATCCCCGGCCGCGCTGGCGCCCATTACCGAAGCCAGTCCCGGCAGGCATCGTGCTTCGCTAGGCCTCACCCCCAACCCCGCTCCGCGCCCCGACAGGAGATGGGCTAAAAAAGCATCACGCGCCCTGCAGCGCCTGCTCCAGATCCGCCAGCAGATCATCGATGTGCTCGATCCCAATCGACAACCGCACGGTGTCCTCGCTGACGCCGGCATGCTCCAGTTCGGCCGGGCCGAGCTGACGGTGCGTGGTGGAGGCCGGATGCGTGGCCAGCGATTTGGCGTCGCCAATGTTGACCAACCGTGTGAACAGCTGCAGTGCATCCAGAAACCGCGCACCCGCCGCGCGTCCACCCGGCAGTCCGAAGGTCAACACGCCCGAGCCATGCCCGCCCAGATACTTCTGCGCCAACGCATGCTCGGGGTGATCCAGCAATGCGGCGTAATTGACCCAGGCCACGCGCGCGTGTTCCTGCAGATACCGGGCAATCGCCAACGTGTTGGCATTGATGCGCTCCATGCGCAGCGGCAGGGTCTCGATGCCTTGCAAAATGAGGAATGCATTGAACGGCGACAACGCCGCACCGGTATTGCGCAGCGGCACCACGCGCGCACGACCGATATAGGCGGCCTCGCCCAGGGCTTCGGTATAGACCACGCCGTGGTAACTCACGTCCGGCTCGTTGAGACACGCAAAGCGCGCCTTGTGCGCCGCCCACGGGAAGCGCCCGCTGTCCACGATCGCACCGCCGATGCTGTTGCCGTGCCCGCCCAGGTATTTGGTCAGCGAATGCACCACGATATCCGCGCCGAAGTCGATCGGGCGCAGCAGCGACGGCGTGGCGACGGTGTTGTCCACGATCAGCGGCACACCGTGCGCATGCGCCACTGCCGCCACCGCTTCGATGTCGGTGATGTTGCCGCGCGGGTTGCCGATCGACTCGACGAACACCGCCTTGGTGCGCTCGTCGATCAAGCCGGCAAACGCCTGCGGATCGCGGTAATCGGCAAAGCGCGTGGTGATACCGAACTGCGGCAGCGTGTGCGCGAACAGATTGTAGGTGCCGCCATACAACGCGCTGGAGGAGACGATGTTGTCGCCAGCCTCGGCAATGGTCTGGATCGCATAGGTCACCGCCGCCTGCCCCGACGCCAGTGCCAGCGCACCGATGCCGCCTTCCAGCGCAGCCACGCGCTGTTCCAGCACGTCGTTGGTGGGATTCATGATGCGGCTGT
The nucleotide sequence above comes from Xanthomonas campestris pv. campestris str. ATCC 33913. Encoded proteins:
- a CDS encoding O-acetylhomoserine aminocarboxypropyltransferase/cysteine synthase family protein, encoding MTDPQWKPETIAVHGGYRPDPTTRAVAVPIYQTVAYAFDDTQHGADLFDLKVQGNIYSRIMNPTNDVLEQRVAALEGGIGALALASGQAAVTYAIQTIAEAGDNIVSSSALYGGTYNLFAHTLPQFGITTRFADYRDPQAFAGLIDERTKAVFVESIGNPRGNITDIEAVAAVAHAHGVPLIVDNTVATPSLLRPIDFGADIVVHSLTKYLGGHGNSIGGAIVDSGRFPWAAHKARFACLNEPDVSYHGVVYTEALGEAAYIGRARVVPLRNTGAALSPFNAFLILQGIETLPLRMERINANTLAIARYLQEHARVAWVNYAALLDHPEHALAQKYLGGHGSGVLTFGLPGGRAAGARFLDALQLFTRLVNIGDAKSLATHPASTTHRQLGPAELEHAGVSEDTVRLSIGIEHIDDLLADLEQALQGA